A single window of Candidatus Rhabdochlamydia oedothoracis DNA harbors:
- a CDS encoding Lpg1974 family pore-forming outer membrane protein, protein MKYHTNSIFGLGLSVVALVYLLGCKTHESSFSVSDFLNKWDNKGLSLFNKKAPQDVFLCAEPSSFRKKPSHKGPIYTDFCEPACCDKKKVKSFDHCIDVTSSARGCIKTTGPYLEAAYLYWRSSIEDLSVTSNIQQKGPLQIKETIKQIDYKYESGFKLGLGYNLSYDYWDIFANWTRLHTQPHSSWSATSQTLNASLLAPFAGSGIVGSNSVNSRWSLHFDTVDLELGRRLFLGRNLAIRPYAGLKGAWVTSRLNTSYLGVNNSFFNSANVSLKNRNQGIGLRFGAQGRWDLGYSNFAILANIAGSVLWNNIKTTNNTDEFLSNGSLALGGGSKHARYHTLKPLVECFIGLDWGSCFCKQYYLGVSAGYEMQFWWDYNTFFVASRNTTMYGLKLHGLTATITIDF, encoded by the coding sequence ATGAAATACCATACTAATTCAATATTCGGTTTAGGATTAAGCGTAGTTGCTTTAGTCTATCTTTTAGGATGCAAAACACATGAATCTAGTTTTTCTGTCTCAGATTTTTTAAATAAATGGGATAACAAAGGTCTATCTCTATTTAATAAAAAAGCTCCTCAAGATGTTTTTCTCTGTGCAGAACCAAGTAGTTTTAGAAAAAAGCCTTCTCATAAAGGACCTATATACACCGATTTTTGTGAACCTGCTTGCTGTGATAAAAAAAAAGTAAAAAGCTTTGATCATTGTATAGATGTTACTTCTTCTGCCAGAGGCTGTATAAAGACAACTGGACCTTATTTAGAAGCAGCTTATTTATACTGGCGTAGTTCTATTGAAGATTTAAGTGTTACTTCCAATATACAACAAAAAGGCCCCCTTCAAATTAAAGAAACAATTAAACAAATTGATTATAAATACGAAAGCGGATTTAAGCTAGGACTCGGATATAACCTATCTTATGACTATTGGGATATTTTTGCTAACTGGACCCGTTTACACACCCAACCGCATTCTTCTTGGAGTGCTACAAGTCAAACTTTAAATGCTTCTTTATTAGCACCTTTTGCAGGATCTGGTATAGTAGGATCTAATTCTGTCAATTCACGTTGGAGCTTACATTTCGATACTGTTGATTTAGAATTAGGTAGACGTTTGTTTCTTGGACGTAATCTTGCAATCCGCCCTTATGCAGGATTAAAAGGAGCTTGGGTAACATCTAGATTGAACACATCTTATCTAGGAGTCAATAACTCATTTTTTAATTCAGCTAATGTATCTCTAAAAAATAGAAATCAAGGTATAGGGCTTAGATTCGGGGCGCAGGGCAGATGGGATTTAGGGTATTCTAATTTTGCTATCCTAGCCAACATTGCTGGATCAGTTCTTTGGAATAATATTAAAACGACAAATAACACCGATGAGTTTCTTTCGAATGGTAGTTTAGCTTTGGGAGGAGGCAGCAAACACGCCCGTTATCACACTCTAAAACCTCTAGTAGAATGCTTTATAGGGTTAGACTGGGGCTCTTGTTTCTGCAAACAATACTACTTAGGGGTTTCAGCTGGTTATGAAATGCAGTTCTGGTGGGATTACAACACATTCTTTGTTGCCTCTAGAAATACCACTATGTATGGCTTAAAGCTTCATGGTTTAACCGCTACTATTACAATTGACTTCTAA
- a CDS encoding IS630 transposase-related protein, which produces MPKPYSMDLRKRVLQYLEENNDKMKASQLFQVGIATVYRWVKRKKQRGNVEPLKKKSTYKKIDDQRLIAYV; this is translated from the coding sequence ATGCCTAAACCTTATTCAATGGATCTAAGAAAACGAGTGCTTCAATACCTAGAAGAAAATAACGACAAAATGAAGGCCAGCCAGCTATTTCAAGTTGGGATTGCAACTGTCTACCGATGGGTAAAGCGTAAGAAACAAAGAGGAAACGTAGAACCTCTAAAAAAGAAAAGCACTTATAAGAAAATTGATGATCAGAGATTAATCGCTTATGTATAG
- a CDS encoding YebC/PmpR family DNA-binding transcriptional regulator: MAGHSKWANIKYRKGKADVIKGKLFSRLTKEIISAVKQGGADPKANTKLRMVLHKARSANLPNENIERNIKKATSAAQTDYIEISYELYGYAGVGIIVEIMTDNKNRSASEMRIATNKKGGSIANPGSVAFNFERKGIIQGKKNATEEELFNLVIESGAEDFDQEEGFCIITTASDQLFQVRESLENQGFICEEAQLQMVPKTYIECNSENQRLNLDLIEYLEAIDDVDAVYHNMKLS, encoded by the coding sequence ATGGCAGGGCATAGCAAGTGGGCAAATATAAAATATCGTAAGGGAAAGGCAGACGTTATTAAAGGAAAGCTTTTTTCTCGTTTAACCAAAGAGATCATCAGCGCTGTAAAACAAGGTGGAGCTGATCCTAAAGCAAATACCAAACTGCGAATGGTTTTACACAAAGCACGTAGTGCCAACCTGCCTAATGAGAATATTGAGCGCAATATTAAGAAAGCTACAAGTGCTGCCCAAACGGACTATATTGAAATATCTTATGAATTATATGGATATGCAGGTGTAGGCATTATTGTAGAAATTATGACCGATAATAAAAATCGAAGTGCTTCTGAAATGAGAATTGCCACCAATAAAAAAGGAGGCAGTATTGCAAATCCAGGCTCTGTAGCTTTTAATTTTGAGCGTAAAGGAATTATTCAGGGCAAAAAAAATGCCACTGAAGAAGAGCTCTTTAACCTTGTGATAGAATCAGGAGCGGAAGATTTCGATCAAGAAGAAGGCTTTTGCATCATTACAACAGCCTCTGATCAATTATTTCAAGTAAGAGAGAGCTTGGAAAACCAAGGATTTATCTGCGAAGAAGCACAGCTTCAAATGGTTCCTAAAACATATATAGAATGCAATTCGGAAAACCAAAGGTTAAATCTTGATTTGATCGAATACCTAGAAGCAATAGATGATGTAGACGCTGTTTATCACAACATGAAGTTATCTTAG
- a CDS encoding insulinase family protein, with translation MKYFLPLICLSAPLYAVDQPAPSYTIIQDQHKVPILTSSLAKRETEKLILENGCKVLLISDKETPQSSAGLCVGSGSWDDDHPGMAHFIEHMLFMGTEAYPDESEYMQFIKDHGGKVNAYTAPDRTVYMFSIHNDAYPQAIDRLSHFFIDPLFSTSCRQRELNAVDNEHAKNIEHDGWRQHMILKETGNPDHPNCKFSTGNKDTLCEISQSDLKNWYANHYNANCMYLVMISPLPIAEMRDLVVTKFSPITNAPHQKKNLPSSLFSEQQKGSMIFIKPVKNLKTLSLCWEVPSAFATNIEEKAPEFIAYILNKEVEGSLFAKLKKENIAENFHVSCDRFSKDSLLFCIDVSLTDSGLLQIDSAISYIFTALERLRAEKLPEYLFQEFKTMATVDYQYQSRKDAFEMASEIASDILYEDLSSYPIKTKIPTVFAPQGILNFLHTLKPSECTYFVIADPNKVGVVPDRKEKWMQAEYTVIPIDQKKLQAWQKLEVHPEINLPGQNPYLPTQLTLQNTPLQEIPTLIHQDEGSKVYFLSDNYYRTPETVFTFQLKSPLLDQTPKARVLTDLWSYAFQDLLADDLSFAKDAGIQVELKLKPLEVILYIQGLSEKTPLLTKKIFQALKHVVCSQEKFQIYTSSLAANYENASKELPLHQALEQMSGVIFDQPTSQQKLLSLQKTSLKDLCDFSEKFSQCLYMQALLYGNLNQGLATELCRELQIILAANPYSLQSQAKAKVLLLSDLHGPYKLVFETNRQGAAALLLLQEGSFSFESWATQQILGQALKSAFFETLRTKQQTAYIAKAWDDEKEKQLLQYFAVQSSTHTPTDLLARFELFLEDFGKNLLMEISLERFEKIRASLITSLAMRPENMLNKAIETAKLAFYYQDFAWINKQIDSLKALSYSNFCIAAEKLISRKNSRRLAILLEGVMDDDKNFCYELTCKEDVQALGQLTSIN, from the coding sequence ATGAAATATTTTTTACCTTTAATTTGCTTGAGTGCTCCTTTATATGCAGTAGATCAACCCGCTCCTTCTTATACGATTATTCAGGATCAACACAAAGTCCCTATCCTTACTTCTTCTCTTGCTAAAAGAGAAACCGAAAAACTCATTCTAGAAAATGGATGTAAAGTTCTTCTTATTTCCGATAAAGAAACCCCTCAATCCAGCGCAGGTCTTTGTGTGGGATCTGGTTCTTGGGATGATGATCATCCAGGTATGGCACATTTTATAGAGCACATGTTATTTATGGGAACAGAAGCTTATCCAGATGAGTCTGAATACATGCAATTTATTAAAGATCATGGAGGCAAGGTAAATGCCTATACAGCCCCAGATCGAACGGTTTACATGTTTTCCATTCATAATGATGCTTATCCACAAGCAATTGATCGTCTCTCTCATTTTTTTATCGATCCTTTATTCTCCACAAGCTGTAGACAAAGAGAACTTAATGCCGTTGATAATGAACACGCTAAGAATATAGAGCATGATGGATGGCGCCAGCATATGATCTTAAAAGAGACGGGAAACCCAGATCATCCAAATTGCAAATTTTCTACGGGGAATAAGGATACTCTTTGTGAAATTTCTCAATCTGATTTAAAAAATTGGTACGCAAATCATTACAATGCAAATTGTATGTATTTGGTCATGATCTCTCCTTTACCTATTGCTGAAATGAGAGATTTAGTGGTTACAAAATTTTCGCCTATTACTAATGCACCTCATCAGAAAAAAAACCTTCCAAGTTCTCTATTCTCCGAGCAGCAAAAAGGAAGCATGATTTTTATTAAACCGGTTAAAAATTTAAAAACTCTTTCTTTATGCTGGGAGGTTCCAAGTGCATTTGCTACTAATATAGAAGAAAAAGCCCCGGAATTTATCGCTTATATTCTCAATAAAGAGGTAGAGGGAAGCTTATTTGCTAAATTAAAGAAGGAAAATATTGCGGAAAATTTCCATGTTAGCTGTGATCGTTTCAGCAAAGATAGCTTGCTTTTTTGTATCGATGTTTCTTTAACCGATTCTGGTCTTTTACAAATCGACAGCGCTATATCGTATATATTTACAGCTCTTGAGCGCTTAAGGGCAGAAAAATTACCCGAATATTTATTTCAAGAATTTAAAACCATGGCCACTGTAGATTATCAATATCAATCCAGGAAAGATGCCTTTGAAATGGCTTCGGAAATAGCCTCTGATATACTTTATGAGGATCTTAGCTCTTATCCGATTAAAACAAAGATTCCGACTGTATTTGCTCCTCAAGGAATTCTTAATTTCTTACATACACTAAAACCCTCCGAATGCACCTACTTTGTCATCGCAGATCCGAACAAAGTAGGAGTGGTCCCCGACCGAAAAGAAAAGTGGATGCAAGCAGAATACACAGTGATTCCAATCGATCAAAAGAAACTACAAGCCTGGCAAAAACTCGAAGTTCATCCTGAAATTAACCTACCAGGGCAAAATCCTTACTTACCTACTCAATTAACTCTGCAAAATACACCTTTGCAAGAAATTCCGACTTTGATTCATCAAGATGAAGGGTCTAAAGTATACTTTTTGTCAGATAACTATTATCGCACTCCAGAAACCGTATTTACTTTTCAACTCAAGTCGCCTCTTTTAGACCAAACTCCAAAGGCTCGAGTACTAACTGATTTATGGTCTTATGCTTTCCAGGATCTACTTGCTGATGATCTCTCCTTTGCTAAAGATGCAGGGATCCAAGTAGAACTAAAACTAAAACCTTTAGAAGTTATTCTCTACATTCAAGGACTTAGTGAAAAAACACCTCTACTCACTAAGAAAATTTTTCAAGCACTTAAACATGTTGTTTGCTCGCAAGAAAAATTCCAAATTTATACTAGCTCCTTAGCTGCTAATTATGAAAATGCTTCTAAAGAACTCCCTTTGCATCAAGCTTTAGAGCAAATGAGCGGGGTTATTTTTGATCAACCCACTAGTCAGCAAAAGCTACTCTCTTTACAAAAAACTAGTTTAAAAGATTTATGTGATTTTTCAGAAAAATTTAGCCAATGCCTTTATATGCAAGCTCTTTTATACGGAAACCTCAACCAAGGATTAGCAACAGAGCTTTGTAGAGAGCTACAGATAATTTTAGCAGCAAACCCCTATTCTCTTCAGAGCCAAGCTAAGGCTAAAGTTCTTCTTTTGTCCGATCTACATGGGCCTTATAAGCTTGTTTTCGAAACAAATAGACAAGGAGCAGCTGCTTTACTGCTTTTACAAGAAGGATCATTTAGTTTTGAGTCATGGGCTACTCAACAAATCCTAGGCCAAGCCTTAAAAAGCGCGTTTTTTGAAACATTGCGCACTAAACAACAAACAGCTTACATAGCTAAAGCCTGGGATGATGAAAAAGAAAAACAGCTTCTGCAATATTTTGCAGTGCAATCTAGTACACACACGCCCACTGATTTACTAGCGCGTTTTGAGTTGTTTTTAGAAGATTTTGGTAAAAATCTGCTTATGGAAATCTCATTAGAACGCTTTGAAAAGATCCGTGCCAGCTTAATTACCTCTCTTGCTATGAGACCAGAAAATATGCTTAATAAAGCAATAGAAACCGCTAAATTAGCTTTTTATTATCAAGATTTTGCATGGATAAATAAGCAAATAGATAGCCTAAAAGCTCTATCTTATAGCAACTTTTGTATAGCTGCTGAAAAGTTGATTTCTCGAAAGAACTCTCGTAGATTGGCTATTTTATTAGAAGGGGTTATGGATGATGATAAAAACTTTTGCTATGAGCTTACTTGTAAAGAAGATGTACAAGCTTTAGGCCAACTTACATCTATTAATTAA
- a CDS encoding IS630 transposase-related protein, with translation MPKPYSMDLRKRVLQYLEENNDKMKASQLFQVGIATVYRWVKRKKQRGNVEPLKKKSTYKKIDDQRLIAYVEKNPDHFLSEIAKHFGLTLQAIFYALKRLKITRKKRLRFIRKGMRKQERNI, from the coding sequence ATGCCTAAACCTTATTCAATGGATCTAAGAAAACGAGTGCTTCAATACCTAGAAGAAAATAACGACAAAATGAAGGCCAGCCAGCTATTTCAAGTTGGGATTGCAACTGTCTACCGATGGGTAAAGCGTAAGAAACAAAGAGGAAACGTAGAACCTCTAAAAAAGAAAAGCACTTATAAGAAAATTGATGATCAGAGATTAATCGCTTATGTAGAAAAAAACCCCGATCATTTTTTATCAGAGATTGCAAAGCATTTTGGTTTGACTTTGCAAGCAATCTTTTACGCTTTGAAAAGACTCAAGATCACAAGAAAAAAAAGATTGCGTTTTATAAGGAAAGGAATGCGGAAGCAAGAGCGGAATATCTAA
- a CDS encoding TVP38/TMEM64 family protein, with amino-acid sequence MDFNLIKSQHVIWEQYVQDYPILSGFCFILIHTISVILIIPASTLLTLIAGFLFPLPLAIAYTCFSETLGAIIFFFIMRTAFFQFFSHRKKAYFIHLRESFYRYEISYLLFLRFSHILPFWLINLLSAVFRVNTYTFIWTTCVGVLPLIIVLAQAGGGLSTFFRNETDFSFAAIFNIQIKLSLLVLALLALLPILLKKYFPHKKVLK; translated from the coding sequence TTGGATTTTAACCTCATCAAATCCCAACATGTCATCTGGGAGCAATATGTACAGGACTATCCCATTCTATCCGGGTTTTGTTTCATTTTGATCCATACAATCTCAGTAATACTGATTATTCCAGCCTCCACCTTATTAACGCTGATTGCTGGCTTTTTATTCCCGCTGCCATTGGCAATCGCCTATACTTGCTTTTCTGAAACGTTAGGAGCTATTATATTTTTTTTTATTATGCGCACTGCATTTTTTCAATTTTTTTCCCATAGAAAAAAGGCCTATTTCATCCATTTAAGAGAGTCTTTTTATCGCTATGAAATCAGCTACCTGCTTTTCTTGCGCTTTAGCCATATCCTACCTTTTTGGCTGATTAATCTACTTTCTGCTGTTTTTCGAGTAAATACCTATACTTTTATTTGGACAACTTGTGTGGGGGTCTTGCCTCTAATCATTGTTCTTGCACAGGCAGGAGGAGGCCTTTCTACTTTTTTTAGAAATGAAACCGACTTCTCTTTTGCAGCCATTTTTAATATACAAATTAAATTAAGCTTACTTGTTTTAGCGCTTCTTGCGCTTTTACCTATTTTATTAAAAAAGTATTTTCCTCATAAAAAAGTTTTAAAATAA
- a CDS encoding IS630 family transposase, with protein sequence MKKLIPSQRADLEHKLKHPKDYSERNRLCVILGYDEGISTKNLAKTLRISPITVQKYLREYDSENKTGSSPRGGSKSKLSQDQKESLLKHLHEKTYLKVKGIIAYVHEQYGIKYSRSGMTDWLIQHGFVYKRPKKIPGKLAPEKQRIFIEQYRALKETLNPDEEIYFIDAVHPEHQSQAVCGWIKKGVQKTLQTSGKQLRLHFAGALCLTGMKIFTEEYKTVDADAMLDFFKKLEKQTEARIIHVILDNARSNKNKKLEEFLMSSRIKVHYLPPYSPNLNPIERLWKILKEKKVYNRYYETSVTFFQAIRGFFLEEIPKITDILKCRINDKFQVVDLNPIKLAV encoded by the coding sequence ATGAAAAAACTGATCCCTAGCCAGAGAGCTGACTTAGAACACAAGTTAAAGCATCCAAAAGACTATTCTGAACGGAATAGGCTTTGTGTAATTTTGGGCTATGATGAGGGTATCTCAACAAAAAATCTTGCTAAAACACTCCGGATAAGCCCTATCACTGTTCAGAAATACCTCAGAGAATATGATTCCGAAAATAAAACTGGAAGTAGCCCTCGAGGCGGTAGCAAATCAAAACTTTCACAAGACCAAAAAGAGTCTCTACTAAAACACCTACATGAAAAGACCTATCTTAAAGTCAAAGGGATCATAGCTTATGTGCATGAGCAATATGGGATAAAATATTCCCGAAGTGGCATGACAGATTGGCTCATACAGCACGGATTTGTTTATAAACGTCCTAAAAAGATTCCTGGGAAATTAGCTCCTGAAAAACAACGAATTTTCATAGAACAATATAGGGCTTTAAAGGAGACCTTAAACCCTGATGAAGAGATCTATTTCATAGATGCTGTGCATCCTGAACATCAGTCCCAAGCCGTATGTGGATGGATCAAAAAAGGCGTTCAAAAGACTTTGCAGACATCCGGGAAACAATTGCGATTGCATTTTGCTGGAGCTCTTTGCCTGACAGGAATGAAGATTTTTACAGAGGAATATAAGACAGTTGATGCCGATGCAATGCTCGATTTTTTCAAGAAGCTAGAAAAACAGACAGAGGCTCGAATTATTCATGTAATTTTGGATAATGCAAGATCAAACAAAAATAAGAAACTAGAAGAGTTTCTGATGTCTTCTAGGATTAAAGTGCACTATCTCCCTCCTTATTCGCCGAATTTGAATCCTATTGAACGCTTGTGGAAGATCTTAAAGGAAAAGAAGGTATACAATCGATATTACGAAACGTCGGTGACTTTTTTTCAGGCAATTAGAGGATTCTTCTTAGAAGAGATACCGAAAATAACAGATATTTTGAAATGTAGGATAAACGACAAGTTTCAAGTCGTTGACTTAAATCCCATTAAGCTAGCCGTTTGA
- a CDS encoding ISAs1 family transposase yields MPNLFEEIKALFENAETKNYSDFDNDAYETMEKSHGRIELRKYYSLDATKLPSAKEWEGLLSVGMVIRTRTEKGKTSREMEYYVSSCKREAHLLAKVVRGHWGIENSLHWVLDVSFREDKLRYRDRIGVQNLASIRKLVLGALTKDKILKCGKKNK; encoded by the coding sequence ATCCCAAATCTTTTTGAAGAGATAAAAGCTTTATTTGAGAATGCTGAAACAAAAAACTATAGCGATTTTGATAATGATGCTTATGAGACAATGGAAAAATCCCATGGAAGAATTGAATTAAGAAAATATTATTCTCTAGATGCTACAAAACTTCCCAGCGCAAAGGAGTGGGAAGGGTTGCTGTCTGTTGGAATGGTGATACGTACCCGAACAGAGAAGGGAAAAACAAGCAGAGAAATGGAATACTATGTTTCAAGTTGTAAAAGAGAGGCTCATCTTCTAGCAAAAGTCGTTCGCGGTCACTGGGGAATAGAAAATTCATTACATTGGGTCTTGGATGTTAGCTTCCGAGAAGATAAACTTCGTTACCGAGATAGAATTGGAGTCCAAAATTTGGCAAGCATTAGAAAGCTTGTTCTAGGAGCATTAACCAAAGATAAAATCCTTAAGTGCGGAAAGAAGAATAAATAA
- a CDS encoding GNAT family N-acetyltransferase: MNRQKKTLSNLSFRLTDRSDAPYLTKWLSDPEVLHWFPMLTQPEVADAIRIWIEHSRFGSGITVEHNNVPCGMAILYIQAYEKLKHTCVFSIIIQKDKRGCGIGQLLMEKLMELAEEKFKINILHLEVYEGNPARKMYAKLGFVEFGRQERFIKEKNTYLAKVFMQKRLI, from the coding sequence ATGAACAGGCAAAAAAAAACCCTTTCTAATCTGAGCTTTCGTTTAACGGATCGCTCGGATGCTCCCTATTTAACCAAATGGCTCTCTGACCCTGAGGTCTTACATTGGTTCCCGATGCTTACGCAGCCAGAAGTGGCCGATGCTATCAGGATTTGGATTGAGCACTCTCGTTTTGGCTCAGGGATAACTGTAGAGCATAATAACGTGCCTTGTGGAATGGCAATTCTTTATATACAAGCTTATGAAAAGCTAAAGCATACCTGTGTTTTTTCTATTATTATACAAAAAGATAAAAGGGGATGTGGTATAGGGCAATTGTTAATGGAAAAATTAATGGAGCTAGCGGAAGAGAAATTTAAAATTAATATTTTGCATCTAGAGGTCTACGAAGGTAATCCTGCCCGCAAAATGTATGCAAAATTGGGGTTTGTAGAATTTGGACGTCAAGAAAGATTTATTAAGGAAAAAAATACATATCTTGCTAAAGTTTTTATGCAAAAAAGATTGATCTAA
- a CDS encoding IS630 family transposase yields the protein MAFYKERNAEARAEYLKKIEAISPEKRVYLDQSGISQYVHRQYARSARGKQIFGGISGKRFGRQSVISALQGKKLLAPMCFEGTCNTDLFNVWLKQELIPNLTHGQVLILDNASFHKSKTTRTLIEESGYKMLFLPPYSPDLNPIEKYWANMKTKIRELLPTVANLSEALDQAVLSMSI from the coding sequence ATTGCGTTTTATAAGGAAAGGAATGCGGAAGCAAGAGCGGAATATCTAAAAAAGATAGAAGCAATTTCTCCTGAAAAAAGGGTCTATTTGGATCAGAGCGGAATCAGTCAATATGTGCATAGGCAATATGCGAGGAGCGCGAGGGGAAAACAAATATTTGGAGGAATTTCAGGAAAACGATTTGGTAGACAGAGTGTAATTTCGGCACTACAAGGGAAGAAATTGCTGGCACCGATGTGTTTTGAAGGAACTTGCAATACGGATCTATTTAATGTATGGCTAAAACAGGAATTGATTCCAAATTTGACTCATGGCCAAGTTTTGATTCTCGATAACGCGAGCTTTCATAAATCAAAGACAACTAGAACATTGATAGAGGAAAGTGGATACAAAATGCTCTTTCTCCCGCCTTATTCACCGGACTTAAATCCTATCGAAAAATATTGGGCCAATATGAAAACGAAAATCCGAGAACTTTTACCTACTGTAGCTAATTTATCCGAAGCCTTAGATCAAGCTGTTTTATCAATGTCGATTTAA
- a CDS encoding IS630 transposase-related protein gives MTIEKNPDHFLSEIAKHFGLTLQAIFYALKRLKITRKKRLRFIRKGMRKQERNI, from the coding sequence ATAACTATAGAAAAAAACCCCGATCATTTTTTATCAGAGATTGCAAAGCATTTTGGTTTGACTTTGCAAGCAATCTTTTACGCTTTGAAAAGACTCAAGATCACAAGAAAAAAAAGATTGCGTTTTATAAGGAAAGGAATGCGGAAGCAAGAGCGGAATATCTAA
- a CDS encoding leucine-rich repeat domain-containing protein — MNKVNPNINLSKSSFETILKTWVETAPRGEDRITAQEKIRDFLGLSGFQRCLHLFLKKETLDLKNLHLTSLPDIFNNPCFNQLKYLSLEHNQLTALPESFGNLQALTQLHLSSNQLTALPESFGNLQALTNLYLKKNQLATLPESFGNLQALTDLILCKNQLTALPESFGNLQALNKLDLSSNKLTTLPKSFGKLQALTLLDLKRTATLSGIPMSILDLSSHCTINLAECNLSMAFLEKLRDITQDSNYSGPRIY; from the coding sequence GTGAATAAAGTCAATCCAAATATAAATTTATCTAAAAGCTCATTTGAAACCATTTTAAAGACATGGGTAGAAACAGCTCCAAGAGGCGAAGATCGAATCACAGCTCAGGAAAAAATTCGAGACTTTCTTGGATTATCAGGATTTCAAAGATGTCTCCATTTATTCCTAAAAAAAGAAACTTTAGATTTAAAAAATCTACATTTAACCTCATTGCCTGACATTTTTAATAACCCTTGTTTTAATCAGTTAAAATATCTGAGCCTTGAGCATAATCAACTTACAGCCCTCCCTGAATCCTTTGGGAACCTACAAGCGTTGACCCAGCTGCACCTTAGCAGTAACCAACTTACAGCCCTACCTGAATCCTTTGGGAATCTACAAGCGTTGACCAATCTGTACCTTAAAAAAAACCAACTTGCAACCTTACCTGAATCCTTTGGGAATCTACAAGCGTTGACCGATCTGATTCTTTGCAAGAACCAACTTACAGCCCTCCCTGAATCCTTTGGGAATCTACAAGCGTTGAACAAGCTGGACCTTAGCAGTAACAAACTTACAACCTTACCTAAATCCTTTGGGAAGCTACAAGCGTTGACCTTGTTAGACCTTAAACGCACTGCAACTTTATCTGGAATTCCTATGAGCATACTAGATCTTTCTTCTCACTGTACCATTAATCTAGCAGAATGTAATTTATCCATGGCTTTTCTAGAAAAATTAAGAGATATAACTCAGGATTCTAATTACTCAGGTCCTCGGATATACTAG
- a CDS encoding IS630 family transposase — MAFYKERNAEARAEYLKKIEAISPEKRVYLDQSGISQYVHRQYARSARGKQIFGGISGKRFGRQSVISALQGKKLLAPMCFEGTCNTDLFNVWLKQELIPNLTHGQVLILDNASFHKSKTTRTLIEESGYEMLFLPPYSPDLNPIEKYWANMKTKIRELLPTVANLSEALDQAVLSMSI, encoded by the coding sequence ATTGCGTTTTATAAGGAAAGGAATGCGGAAGCAAGAGCGGAATATCTAAAAAAGATAGAAGCAATTTCTCCTGAAAAAAGGGTCTATTTGGATCAGAGCGGAATCAGTCAATATGTGCATAGGCAATATGCGAGGAGCGCGAGGGGAAAACAAATATTTGGAGGAATTTCAGGAAAACGATTTGGTAGACAGAGTGTAATTTCGGCACTACAAGGGAAGAAATTGCTGGCACCGATGTGTTTTGAAGGAACTTGCAATACGGATCTATTTAATGTATGGCTAAAACAGGAATTGATTCCAAATTTGACTCATGGCCAAGTTTTGATTCTCGATAACGCGAGCTTTCATAAATCAAAGACAACTAGAACATTGATAGAGGAAAGTGGATACGAAATGCTCTTTCTCCCGCCTTATTCACCGGACTTAAATCCTATCGAAAAATATTGGGCCAATATGAAAACGAAAATCCGAGAACTTTTACCTACTGTAGCTAATTTATCCGAAGCCTTAGATCAAGCTGTTTTATCAATGTCGATTTAA